In Dehalogenimonas etheniformans, one genomic interval encodes:
- the lysS gene encoding lysine--tRNA ligase, producing the protein MTSRIDNITRERLDKLARLKDLGVEAYPNTFHRTHTNAEAAALAKQPDGTGNEPVVTVAGRLIARRGMGKINFFDILDGSGKIQLLCGQGHIEQGWDLLPSLDIGDFIGATGNLKLSKSGEPTVFVKTLSLLTKSLQPLPEKWHGLQDTETRFRQRYLDLISNPEVRDTFRTRARIISGIRKYLDGRGFIEVETPVLQPAAGGAAARPFITHHNALDRDFYLRIALELHLKRLIVGGFDGVYEIGRIFRNEGISFKHNPEFTMLESYQAYADYRDVMKLVEEMVSSIVKDITGGYTVKYGENTLDFTPPWPRIDFRAELLSKSGVDFLAYADIESLRQKIRELGIAIDPKKDKGKLLDDLLSTYIEPNLIQPCFLIDYPIEMSPLAKTRPDEPRIVERFEGFCAGMEIANAFSELNDPLEQEKRFKLQILYRNTEAQLGLLTEELIAEMDAQVSGIAHCDPVKVEQMAARAGALSSEIEGQAGDNPAVLKALREFREHIHEVEHKAKSLSDKTVLSLSEKLRMGQEKIKEARGEEEQETIDEDFITALEYGMPPTGGLGVGIDRLTMILTDNQTIREVIFFPALKDKE; encoded by the coding sequence ATGACCTCAAGAATCGACAATATTACCCGCGAACGCCTCGACAAACTGGCCCGCCTCAAAGACCTGGGCGTCGAAGCATACCCCAATACCTTTCATCGGACCCACACCAATGCGGAAGCAGCCGCGTTGGCCAAACAACCGGACGGGACCGGAAACGAACCGGTGGTGACCGTCGCCGGCCGACTGATTGCCCGGCGGGGCATGGGCAAGATCAACTTCTTCGATATCCTCGACGGCAGCGGCAAAATCCAGCTACTGTGCGGCCAGGGCCACATCGAGCAAGGCTGGGACCTTCTGCCAAGCCTTGATATCGGCGATTTCATCGGCGCTACCGGTAATCTCAAGCTCTCGAAATCCGGCGAGCCCACCGTCTTCGTCAAGACGCTGTCGCTGCTCACCAAGTCATTGCAGCCGCTGCCCGAAAAATGGCACGGCTTGCAGGACACCGAAACCCGCTTCCGCCAGCGCTACCTGGACCTTATTTCCAACCCTGAGGTCCGCGACACCTTCCGCACCCGCGCCAGGATCATCTCCGGCATCCGGAAGTACCTAGACGGCCGCGGCTTTATCGAGGTCGAAACGCCGGTGCTGCAGCCTGCTGCAGGCGGCGCCGCCGCCAGGCCATTCATCACCCACCACAACGCCCTCGACCGGGATTTCTACCTCCGCATCGCCCTTGAACTGCATCTGAAACGCCTGATTGTGGGCGGTTTCGACGGCGTCTATGAGATCGGGCGCATCTTCCGCAACGAGGGCATTTCTTTCAAGCACAACCCCGAATTCACCATGCTGGAGTCCTACCAGGCTTATGCCGATTACCGCGACGTCATGAAACTGGTGGAGGAAATGGTTTCCAGCATCGTCAAGGACATCACCGGCGGCTATACCGTCAAATACGGCGAAAACACCCTCGATTTCACCCCTCCCTGGCCCCGTATCGATTTCCGCGCCGAACTTCTTTCCAAAAGCGGCGTCGATTTCCTGGCTTATGCCGATATCGAATCGCTCAGGCAGAAAATTCGGGAACTCGGCATCGCCATCGACCCGAAGAAAGACAAGGGCAAGCTCTTGGACGATCTGCTCTCGACCTATATCGAGCCGAACCTGATCCAGCCTTGCTTCCTAATCGATTACCCTATCGAGATGTCGCCGCTGGCCAAAACGAGGCCGGATGAGCCGCGCATCGTCGAGCGGTTCGAGGGCTTTTGTGCCGGCATGGAGATCGCCAACGCCTTTTCGGAACTAAACGATCCCCTGGAACAGGAGAAGCGCTTTAAGCTCCAGATCCTTTACCGAAACACCGAGGCGCAGCTTGGTCTTTTAACCGAGGAACTCATCGCCGAAATGGATGCCCAGGTGTCCGGGATAGCCCACTGCGACCCGGTGAAAGTCGAGCAGATGGCCGCCCGCGCCGGGGCGCTGTCTTCGGAAATCGAAGGCCAGGCGGGCGACAACCCGGCCGTCCTCAAGGCGCTCCGGGAGTTCCGGGAGCACATCCATGAGGTCGAGCACAAGGCGAAGTCTCTGAGCGATAAAACCGTCCTCAGCCTGTCCGAGAAACTGCGCATGGGGCAGGAGAAAATTAAGGAAGCCCGGGGCGAAGAAGAGCAGGAGACGATCGACGAAGACTTCATCACCGCCCTGGAATACGGCATGCCCCCGACCGGAGGCTTGGGTGTCGGCATCGACCGACTGACCATGATCCTGACCGATAACCAGACCATCCGCGAGGTCATCTTCTTCCCGGCGCTCAAGGATAAGGAGTAA